A window of Chloroflexota bacterium contains these coding sequences:
- a CDS encoding glycosyltransferase family 1 protein encodes MHVAIDAHMVGENETGNETYTLNLVRGLLRITQEAGSRDLDPVRLSLLSPHPERLRTRLASLPSHAEIRTLRPGNALLRIPLSLPLTARRHRFDLLHVTYNAPPITPCPTVVTVHDIAFERYPQFFSPRDQAILRTLVPPSIRRAARVITVSQHAKREIMDRYGIPAEKIAVTYEAAADHFKPVVDRSALDAVRERYGTGPSPFVLALGNLQPRKNMARLVEAFSAVAHLPQFDQVKLVVAGKAQWRESDIFEAVEGRGLTDRVIFPGYVDDNDVPALYSAASLFVFPTLYEGFGLPPLEAMACGTPVVCSNAASLPEVVGDAAVQVDPTDTDALAKAMADVLGDPNQANELRERGLERAARFSWDRCAAETLAVYREVMQEREANG; translated from the coding sequence ATGCATGTCGCGATTGATGCCCACATGGTGGGCGAAAACGAAACGGGAAACGAGACCTATACGCTGAACCTGGTGCGTGGATTGCTTCGAATCACTCAGGAAGCAGGCTCGCGCGACCTGGATCCAGTACGGCTCTCCCTGCTCAGTCCCCATCCTGAACGGCTTCGCACCCGTCTGGCCAGCCTTCCTTCCCATGCCGAGATCAGAACCTTGCGTCCCGGCAATGCTCTTCTGCGTATCCCCTTGAGCCTGCCGTTGACAGCACGGCGCCACCGGTTCGATCTGCTTCATGTGACCTACAATGCCCCTCCAATCACCCCCTGCCCTACGGTGGTTACCGTTCACGATATTGCATTCGAGCGCTATCCCCAATTCTTCTCGCCGAGAGATCAGGCCATCCTGAGAACCCTGGTACCTCCCAGTATTCGCCGGGCAGCCCGCGTCATCACTGTCAGCCAACACGCCAAACGGGAGATCATGGACCGCTACGGGATACCGGCTGAGAAGATCGCCGTCACCTACGAGGCAGCCGCCGATCACTTCAAGCCGGTGGTCGACAGGTCGGCCCTGGATGCTGTCCGCGAAAGGTATGGAACAGGTCCCTCACCCTTTGTGCTGGCTCTGGGCAATCTTCAGCCCCGAAAAAATATGGCGCGATTGGTCGAGGCGTTCTCAGCCGTGGCACACCTGCCCCAGTTCGATCAGGTCAAACTGGTGGTCGCCGGCAAAGCCCAGTGGCGGGAGAGTGACATCTTCGAGGCTGTCGAGGGGCGCGGGCTAACCGACCGGGTAATCTTTCCCGGTTATGTGGACGACAACGATGTTCCGGCCCTCTACAGCGCGGCTTCACTCTTTGTGTTTCCGACGCTCTACGAGGGATTCGGCCTGCCTCCCCTGGAAGCCATGGCCTGCGGCACTCCGGTCGTCTGCTCCAACGCAGCATCGCTGCCGGAGGTGGTAGGCGACGCTGCTGTTCAGGTTGATCCTACCGACACGGACGCGCTAGCAAAAGCGATGGCCGATGTCCTGGGGGATCCCAACCAGGCAAACGAGCTTAGAGAAAGAGGCCTGGAACGAGCAGCCCGATTCTCCTGGGATCGCTGCGCAGCCGAAACCCTGGCAGTCTACCGGGAAGTGATGCAGGAGAGAGAAGCCAATGGCTAG
- a CDS encoding glycosyltransferase family 2 protein translates to MIPGEVTEGADPDFSIIIVNWNTRDLLRACLSSIFSQPDVTIVDPDGTLSDSRPCSGGQPHGSSARLSVEVIVVDNASSDGSIAMLEDEFPQVRLLANQRNLGFAAANNQAITRSNGHNLFLLNPDAYLLPGALNGLATFLRNKPQAAAVGPNVLNPDGSWQAASFRFPTLWDLFCEAAFLSVIWPRSPLFARRELGGFNRDTELEVDWVQGCALAIRREVWNEVGSFDEAYWMYVEELDWCRRARERGYRIFFTPDAQVVHHGKQAVAQARGDLLPLGFRSHFRYFGKFEGRTTELAVRAITIVGMGFRASVSAGMIVLTSGAQRNRWKENWRAYTGVIRQALKPRSEPTPPVNPVSLL, encoded by the coding sequence ATGATACCAGGCGAGGTGACAGAAGGTGCCGATCCCGATTTTTCGATCATCATCGTCAATTGGAACACCCGGGATCTGCTGAGAGCATGTTTGAGCTCGATTTTCTCCCAGCCAGACGTGACGATCGTCGATCCCGATGGCACCCTGTCGGATTCGAGGCCCTGCTCCGGCGGACAACCGCATGGCAGCTCTGCCAGATTGTCGGTGGAGGTCATCGTCGTCGATAATGCTTCGTCCGATGGCAGCATCGCCATGTTAGAGGACGAGTTTCCCCAGGTTCGACTGCTCGCGAACCAACGAAACCTGGGGTTCGCAGCCGCCAACAATCAGGCCATCACCCGGTCAAACGGCCACAATCTCTTTCTGCTCAATCCGGATGCCTATTTATTACCCGGCGCCCTCAACGGCCTTGCAACCTTTCTGCGGAATAAGCCGCAGGCTGCGGCTGTTGGTCCCAATGTACTGAATCCGGATGGCTCCTGGCAAGCGGCCTCGTTTCGCTTTCCCACCCTATGGGATCTTTTCTGTGAGGCGGCCTTCCTCAGCGTGATTTGGCCTCGAAGTCCCTTATTCGCGCGTCGGGAATTGGGCGGTTTCAACCGGGACACAGAGCTGGAGGTGGATTGGGTCCAGGGTTGCGCGCTGGCAATCCGTCGCGAGGTCTGGAATGAGGTAGGCTCCTTCGACGAGGCCTACTGGATGTACGTCGAGGAATTGGATTGGTGTCGGCGCGCCAGGGAACGGGGCTATCGCATCTTTTTCACGCCCGATGCCCAGGTCGTTCACCACGGCAAACAGGCCGTTGCTCAAGCCCGGGGCGACCTGTTGCCCCTGGGATTCCGTTCCCATTTTCGCTATTTTGGCAAATTCGAGGGACGAACCACCGAGCTTGCCGTGCGGGCGATTACGATTGTCGGTATGGGATTTCGTGCCTCCGTCAGTGCGGGCATGATTGTTTTGACCAGTGGCGCCCAACGGAATCGCTGGAAGGAAAACTGGCGCGCTTATACAGGAGTGATTCGGCAAGCCTTGAAGCCGCGGTCTGAGCCAACACCTCCGGTCAACCCGGTTTCCCTGCTATGA
- a CDS encoding O-antigen ligase family protein, which yields MTSQTSAGQQSPRALLWPTILLLGLAILAVLIFLNPMWAVLVLVALASLVITWRYPFGSLGALVVLLPFHEGIQRILTWQWGWAASRITLFSLWKEGLILLLFAVMILQHLTKPERRIRYKVYHFDLWLVALALLSAAYIVVAATGEIGVFGFRNYFEPIALLFLARLMPYSRRDLRRLLIVLALVAALVAAYGIYQALFIDFATMVQLGYVDEFGNLPFAFKTALRDAQPRPRAISTVTGPNQLAIYLNLFILLCGYALLYMGQQGQVAGDNQSLRSRYRLGSTLPLLALILLYGACLLLTYSRGGLVALGASILAGAAIYLYDRGLKRTWREITSNKLVMAGLVALIILALVGVVVSGFGQRVWRGLTGQDPAALGHVDSLVYAVNFVTENPVGTGMGMAGPRALRFQRESEIPLEIEHTESTYLQFGMEMGIFGMLLLMLFFLSLIATLWRLRKRQKQRGDLEAQMLTEVALVAWIGMLAVFTVTPLMQNFLVASYLWLMAGFAFHLDAYARPASVEPKRAEG from the coding sequence ATGACCTCGCAAACCTCTGCCGGACAACAATCACCCAGGGCGCTACTCTGGCCGACGATTCTGCTGTTGGGCCTGGCGATCCTCGCGGTTCTGATATTTCTCAATCCCATGTGGGCGGTGCTGGTCCTGGTGGCGCTGGCCAGCCTTGTAATCACATGGCGCTACCCCTTTGGGAGTCTTGGCGCACTGGTGGTGCTACTGCCATTCCACGAGGGCATTCAGCGAATCCTCACCTGGCAATGGGGATGGGCGGCCAGCCGGATTACCCTGTTCTCCCTGTGGAAAGAGGGTCTGATCCTCTTGCTGTTCGCCGTCATGATTCTGCAGCATCTCACCAAACCGGAGCGTCGCATTCGCTACAAGGTTTACCATTTTGACCTCTGGTTAGTGGCGTTGGCGCTGCTTTCGGCGGCCTATATCGTTGTGGCTGCCACCGGTGAGATCGGTGTTTTCGGCTTCCGCAACTACTTTGAACCCATCGCTCTGCTTTTCCTGGCTCGCCTCATGCCTTATTCGAGACGGGACCTTCGACGCCTGTTGATCGTGCTGGCATTGGTGGCAGCTCTTGTGGCGGCTTACGGCATTTACCAGGCTCTGTTTATCGATTTTGCCACCATGGTACAGCTCGGCTACGTGGATGAGTTCGGCAACCTGCCGTTTGCCTTCAAAACAGCCCTGCGGGATGCCCAGCCCCGCCCCCGGGCGATCTCCACCGTTACCGGTCCTAACCAGCTGGCAATCTATCTCAATCTGTTCATCCTGCTGTGTGGCTATGCCCTGCTCTACATGGGGCAGCAGGGCCAGGTGGCGGGGGATAACCAGTCGCTGCGGTCCCGCTACCGGTTGGGCAGCACCCTGCCGTTGCTTGCCTTGATCCTGCTGTATGGCGCCTGTCTGCTCTTGACCTATAGCCGTGGCGGACTCGTGGCCCTTGGCGCCTCGATCCTGGCCGGCGCAGCCATCTATCTTTACGATCGAGGGTTGAAACGTACCTGGCGCGAGATCACCTCCAATAAGTTGGTCATGGCCGGCCTGGTGGCACTGATCATCCTCGCCCTGGTCGGTGTCGTGGTCTCAGGATTTGGGCAACGGGTCTGGCGCGGTCTCACGGGCCAGGATCCTGCCGCACTCGGACATGTGGACTCCCTGGTATATGCCGTAAATTTCGTGACAGAGAACCCCGTTGGCACCGGTATGGGCATGGCAGGGCCGCGAGCGCTGCGTTTTCAGAGAGAATCAGAGATACCGCTGGAGATCGAGCACACGGAAAGCACCTATCTGCAATTCGGTATGGAGATGGGCATCTTCGGCATGTTGCTCCTGATGCTCTTTTTTCTGTCTCTGATTGCAACACTCTGGCGCCTTCGAAAACGACAAAAGCAACGCGGCGATCTGGAAGCCCAGATGCTGACCGAGGTGGCGCTGGTTGCATGGATCGGCATGTTGGCTGTTTTCACTGTCACACCCTTGATGCAGAATTTCCTGGTTGCCAGTTACCTTTGGCTGATGGCCGGTTTCGCCTTCCACCTGGACGCCTACGCCAGACCGGCCAGCGTTGAACCGAAGAGAGCAGAAGGCTGA